The nucleotide sequence AGGCGAGGATTCCGGAAAGAAAAAACTAGAGCTGGTTCCAAAGAAGAAGTGAGGTCCTGAAATTCAATCCTCCGACAGCCCTGAACGGAATGTTTTTAAATGCTTTATTCTCAAATAAGATGGCGTTGTTCTATTTAGCAATGGCTAAAATGAGCTAACTGGGTTAAATTGACTACTCGAGACAGTTGCGGTGAATTCTTATGGCTGAAAAAACAGAGAAAAAACCTGAGAAGACGGAAAAGAAGGACGCTAAGGAAGCCCCGAAAGAGGCGCCTAAAGCTCCTCCTAGGAAGATAGAGAAGAACGTGAAGGGAATCAAGCGTATCGCCGGAAAGGATGTGAGCGGCGACTACAAGCTCCCGAAAGCTCTCCTTAGAGTGCGCGGAATAGGCAAAAGCCTGAACCAAGCGATTGCAAAGCTCCTGATTCGGGAGATGAAGCTCCCGGAAAACGTTGACGTGGGCGACCTGAACGACGAGCAGATAGAGCAGATGGACAAGATTCTCAACAATTTGGGGCAGTACGGGCTCCCGGAATTCATGCTCAACAGGAGAAAGGACTACATGGAGGGCGGGAACAAGCACATAATCATGAACGACTTGATTTTCGCGCTCAAGCAGGACGTTGAAAGGGACAAGAACACTTACACCTGGAAGGGATACAGGCACGCCTACGGCCAGAAAGTCAGAGGCCAGAGGACCCGCAACACCGGGCGCGTGGGCATGACGGTCGGAGTGCTCAGGAAGGCTGTGCTGGCACAGGCAAAGGCCGCGACAACCCCGGGAGCAGCCCAGGCTGCGAAGCCGGCGGCAGGAGCACCAGCAGTTGCGAAGCCCGCAGCGGCTCCGGCTAAGAAATAGGTGGAACGATGGGAGACCCGAGAAAACTCAGGAACAAATACTCAAAACCCAAGAAGCTTCTTGACAAGGGCAGGATAGCGGAGGAAAGCGCGCTCAAGCACACCTACGGCCTGAAGAACATGCGCGAGCTGTGGCTCGCGGTGAGCGAACTCAAGAAGGGAAGGCGCGAAGCCCGGAGGCTCCTCTCGCTTACTGAAGCAGAGAGGAACAAGGAGGAGGGCGTGGTGCTCACCAAGCTCAGGCGCCTCGGCATGATAGACGACAAGGCCAAAGTGGAAGACATCCTTTCATTGACGGTCAAGGACGTGCTCGAAAGAAGGCTCCAGACAAGGGTGCTGAGAAAAGGGCTCGCAAAGACCATGGCCCAGTCCAGGCAACTGATAACGCACGGATTCATCTCCATAAACGACAGGATTGTGAACATTCCTTCGTACATGGTTTCAGCTTTGGAGGAGGGGACCGTGAGGCACTCGAAGCACATTGAAATAGACCACCGCTTCGTGGAGCCGAAGGCCGAAAAGCCGGCCGAGCCGGCCAAAGCCGAGGAGAAGCCCAAAGAGTGATTTTTATGACTGAAACGGCAAAACCAGAAGAGAAAAAAGTCGAAAAGCCGGCCGAGGCAAAACCAGAGGCGAAGCCAGCAGAGGCAAAGCCGGTCGCGCCAGCAGCTGCTCCGGCACCTGCAACCGCAGCGCCTGCCCCAAGGCCAGAGCCGAGGAGAAGGTCCAAGCTCGCGGTAATCCACATCTACTCCTCGAAGAACGATACCATAATCACGGCTACGGATTTGAGCGGAGCCGAAACTTTCGGATGGGCGAGCGGCGGAATGATAGTCAAATCCGACAGGGAGGAAGGAAGGCCGTACGCCGCGATGCAGGCCGCGATAAAATTGGTGAATCAATTGAAGGAGAAAGGAGTGAATCCTGTTTTCATAAAGATTCGCGCCCCGGGCGGGAACAAGTCCAAGACCCCGGGCGGAGGCGCCCAGGCAGTGGTGAGGACAATCGCGAGGATGGGCGTAAGGATTGAGAGGATAGAGGACGTGACCCCGCTCCCGACCGATTCCATGAGGAAGAGGGGCGGAAGAAGGGGAAGAAGGGTTTGACGCCAGGCGAAAAAATGAAACTCGAAATAACCAAGGAAGAGGGGAACAAGCTCAATTTCGAGCTTGCTGGAGTGAACACTTCGTTTGCCAACGCGGTCCGCAGGTACATGATAAAATCGGTCCCCACGTTCGCGATAGAGGAAGTGACGTTCTACGAGAACTCCTCGCCGATATTCGATGAGTACATCTCGCACAGGATAGGGCTCGTGCCGATATTCACTCCCGAAGACGTCCCGAAGGAGGCGGAAATCACCTTCTATCTGGACACTAAAGGCCCCAGGACAGTGTACTCTGAGGAGCTGGAGAGCAAGGACAAGGAGGTGAAGGTCGCAAGAGGGAAAATCCCGCTCGTGACCCTTTCAGACGGCCAGACGCTCAGGCTCGAAGGAAAGGCGTTCCTCAGGACTGCTGAGAAGCACGCGAAATTCCAGCCCGGGCTCGCAGCCTACGAAATTGCCGGGGAAACGTACAAGTTCACGGTGGAGTCGTTTTTCCAGATGCCCCCGCGCGAGCTTCTCGCAAGGGCGCTCGCAATCCTCGACGACGACCTTGAAGCGCTTCACAAGCAGCTCCACAAAGCCGAGAAGGGAAGCAAGAAGAAATAAGTCTTTTTAAATTGTTCCGCAGTCATTATTAGTCCTATCCGTCTTCTGATGGATATCCATTCACTAGAGTTAAGTTCATGCAGGGATGGCGGAGCCCGGTCAAACGTGCTAGCTTGAGGGGTTAGTGGTCTAGCACCTGCGCAGGTTCAAAAGCTTTCGCTGACGCGAAAATTTGCCAGCAAAGCTGACAATCCTGCTCCCTGCAATTTCTTTCTTTTTGTAAAAAGAAAACGTTTACGAAAAGAAAAACATTTTGCGCGACCGTAGTCTAGTGGTAGGATTCAAGCCTTCCAAGCTTGTGACCCGGGTTCAAACCCCGGCGGTCGCAATTCTTTTTCAGGAAAGTTTTTAAATGCACGATTGGATACTGGAACGGGTGGAAAAATGAAAAAGAATCTTCTGATACTAAGCCTTGTATTGCTGATGGCCGCAGCTTACGCCAAGCCCCTGCTGCTGATAATAGACTCTTCAGGAAGCATGGACGACACGCTTCCCTCGGGAAAGACGAAGCTGGAAACAGCGAAGGAGGTCGCGATAGAAACCGTGAACAGCTACGGGGATGAGATAGCGCTCATGGTCTACACCGACTGCGACAGCGGCGGAGACCCTCTCTCGGGCAGCATAAGCGTCTGGGAGCCATTCACTACGAGCAAGAGCTCCCTGATTTCGAAGATAAATTCGATAACCGCAGACAGCAGCACGCCGATAGCCAACTCAATCACTGAAGGCACGAAATACCTCCAGCAGATCAAGGGCACGGGCCAGATGGTGCTCCTCACCGACGGCGAGGAAACCTGCAGCGGCGACGTTGTTTCTGCAGTGGAAGCTGCGCAGAGCGCCGGGATGGAGGTGAAAGTGGTGGGCTTCGCACTGGACACTTCAAGCCAGGACGCGATTTCCTCTTCGGTCACTCAGGGAGGCGGAAAATACTACAATGCCGGAGATGAGATTGAGCTCAGGCAGGCGCTCAGCGAGGCAGTGAGCGACGCATCGTGCTGCGCCCCGACCGCGATTCTCCTGATTCCGCTTCTGGCCGGCCTTTACATGAAGCTGAGAGCCGCATAATCTTTTTGCTTATTTCCCTTCTTTTATCCCTTTCTTCAAAACAACGAGCGGGAGCATCGCGCATTTTATCCTTGAGGGATTCCTGCTCAAATCCACTCCGAGCATTTCAAACACTTCTTTCTGCCCCATTTCCGCAATCTCCTCCATTTTCCTCCCCTTTACGGCGCCCATGAGCAAAGACGCTGAGGCGATGCTGATTGCGCACCCCTGCCCGGTGAACTTCGCATCCGCGACGGTTTTCCGGTCCTTGGAAAGCTTGATGAAAACCTGCACCATGTCCCCGCAGGAAGGATTGTAATCAGTTTTCTTTATGTCAGCGTCCGCAATCTCCCCGTAGTTGATGGGATTCTTGTGCAATTCCAGAATGCGGTCCATGTAAATGTCCATTTAAATCACAGAAACTTAGTGCGCGCCTTCTCCAGCCCCGAGCAGAGCGCGTCCACGTCCTCCAAATCGTTGTAAATGTAAAAGCTCGCCCTAACGCTTCCGTTTATTCCGAGCCTTTCGTGGAGCGGCTGCGCGCAGTGGTGCCCTGCCCTGACCGCTATCCCTTCGGAATCCAGCGCCTGCGCGACGTCGTGCGGATGAATCCCGTCAATTGTGAAAGAGATTAT is from Candidatus Micrarchaeia archaeon and encodes:
- the rpsM gene encoding 30S ribosomal protein S13, with protein sequence MAEKTEKKPEKTEKKDAKEAPKEAPKAPPRKIEKNVKGIKRIAGKDVSGDYKLPKALLRVRGIGKSLNQAIAKLLIREMKLPENVDVGDLNDEQIEQMDKILNNLGQYGLPEFMLNRRKDYMEGGNKHIIMNDLIFALKQDVERDKNTYTWKGYRHAYGQKVRGQRTRNTGRVGMTVGVLRKAVLAQAKAATTPGAAQAAKPAAGAPAVAKPAAAPAKK
- a CDS encoding aminotransferase class V-fold PLP-dependent enzyme, with protein sequence GTAIGYLEGLGMDEVRKHDLKLTKYALGKLAEVRGLRILGAPEAGKRAGIISFTIDGIHPHDVAQALDSEGIAVRAGHHCAQPLHERLGINGSVRASFYIYNDLEDVDALCSGLEKARTKFL
- a CDS encoding DNA-directed RNA polymerase subunit D translates to MKLEITKEEGNKLNFELAGVNTSFANAVRRYMIKSVPTFAIEEVTFYENSSPIFDEYISHRIGLVPIFTPEDVPKEAEITFYLDTKGPRTVYSEELESKDKEVKVARGKIPLVTLSDGQTLRLEGKAFLRTAEKHAKFQPGLAAYEIAGETYKFTVESFFQMPPRELLARALAILDDDLEALHKQLHKAEKGSKKK
- a CDS encoding iron-sulfur cluster assembly scaffold protein, with the translated sequence MDIYMDRILELHKNPINYGEIADADIKKTDYNPSCGDMVQVFIKLSKDRKTVADAKFTGQGCAISIASASLLMGAVKGRKMEEIAEMGQKEVFEMLGVDLSRNPSRIKCAMLPLVVLKKGIKEGK
- a CDS encoding VWA domain-containing protein is translated as MKKNLLILSLVLLMAAAYAKPLLLIIDSSGSMDDTLPSGKTKLETAKEVAIETVNSYGDEIALMVYTDCDSGGDPLSGSISVWEPFTTSKSSLISKINSITADSSTPIANSITEGTKYLQQIKGTGQMVLLTDGEETCSGDVVSAVEAAQSAGMEVKVVGFALDTSSQDAISSSVTQGGGKYYNAGDEIELRQALSEAVSDASCCAPTAILLIPLLAGLYMKLRAA
- a CDS encoding 30S ribosomal protein S4, which gives rise to MGDPRKLRNKYSKPKKLLDKGRIAEESALKHTYGLKNMRELWLAVSELKKGRREARRLLSLTEAERNKEEGVVLTKLRRLGMIDDKAKVEDILSLTVKDVLERRLQTRVLRKGLAKTMAQSRQLITHGFISINDRIVNIPSYMVSALEEGTVRHSKHIEIDHRFVEPKAEKPAEPAKAEEKPKE